CCGGTTTTGAATATTAATCTCTACACCGGAAACCGGTTTGATTTTAGCCAGGGTAACCTTGCGAATTCAGGTAATGATTTTGACATGGCTATTGTCGGGGATGGTTTTTTTCAGGTTAGAATGCCGAATGGACAGCTAGGGTATACACGCGCAGGAGTTTTTAGCAAGGACGGTGCGGGTAACTTGGTAAATAACCAAGGTATGCTGCTTGAGCCGCGGATTACTATGCCCGGGGATGTTTCAGAGATCAGTATAGATGATAAAGGGATTATCAGTGGTGTAAAGATAGCCACATCAGAAGAGGATACAGAGTACGCTTCTAATGATGAAGAAAGCCAGGACGATAGAGTTCAATTAGGTAAAGTGCTGCTTTTTCAATTTGCTAACCCTAATGGTCTGGAACAAACAGGCAATAATATTTTCCTGTCTACCGATGCTTCAGGTAAAGCAGTTGAAAAAATCCCAGGTGAGGACGGCTGTGGAATTATTAAGAGTGGTATGCTGGAAAAATCCAATGCCAATTTGTTAAGCTCGATTACGGATCTGATTCAGATTCAAAGAGCATATCAGGTGGAATTAAGGCTAAGGCAGGATCAAGATGAGATGACGGTCCAAACCATTGCGATGAGGAGATGAGTATGGCAGGTTGGCTAGATAGTCCGATTTTTAATTTACTTGAGGGCGGTTTGGACGGACTCGGACTGCGTCAGCGTGTCTTAGCCGACAATATTGCTAATAATGACACGCCCGATTTTAAAAGGTCAGATGTCAGTTTTGATAAAATTCTGCAGGCTACGATGGACAGCATGAACAATACAGCAGTAGTATCCGGCACAGAGCCCGGCCATATCCCGATTACCGGGACAGGGCTGACTTCAAACGGCTTTGTAGTTAAGGATGAGAATACCACCTACCGCAATGACGGAAATAACGTGGATATTGACCTCGAGATGACCAGGCTTGCAGAAAATACCCTTCAATACAATTCATTATCCAGGATGCTGACGATGCATCTTTCCATGCTGAAACAGGCAATTCAAGAATAGCCATCCAAGAATAGACGTTCGTTTGAGGAGCGTGAGCTTTTTTGCTAAGGGGATTATATACGGCATCTTCAGGAATGATCTTAAATAACCAACAAAGTGATGCGATAGACCGGAATTTGGAGAGTATAAACAATCCCGGCTATCTGGAGGAAAGTGAGCGGGTCACTTCTTTTCCCCGTCTGCTGGTCAGCAGGCTCACGCCTTCTACGACGAGTGACAAGCCTTCGGAGAATGTTCCGCTCGGAATCATGGGAACGGGTGTCTATGCGGAGAAAATCTTATACAGCACAGAACCAGGTTTGATCCGGGAAACCGGGAATATGACCGATGTGGCGCTTAACGGTGACGGCTTTTTCGCCGTTGAAACGCTTGACGGGGAACGTTATACCAGAAACGGACATTTTCAGGTTGATCCTTCCGGCGTGCTCAGAACAGCAGGCGGTAATCTTGTTCTTGGCCAAAATGGAGCAATCGGCCCTTTGCCGGACGATT
The sequence above is a segment of the Dehalobacter sp. genome. Coding sequences within it:
- a CDS encoding flagellar hook-basal body complex protein, whose amino-acid sequence is MQVSTEYLRTLQSRIDRVGNNMANNLSSGFKAQLLTVEEGYDAQDYSNTIALYGGVPGSGKPVLNINLYTGNRFDFSQGNLANSGNDFDMAIVGDGFFQVRMPNGQLGYTRAGVFSKDGAGNLVNNQGMLLEPRITMPGDVSEISIDDKGIISGVKIATSEEDTEYASNDEESQDDRVQLGKVLLFQFANPNGLEQTGNNIFLSTDASGKAVEKIPGEDGCGIIKSGMLEKSNANLLSSITDLIQIQRAYQVELRLRQDQDEMTVQTIAMRR
- the flgB gene encoding flagellar basal body rod protein FlgB, whose amino-acid sequence is MAGWLDSPIFNLLEGGLDGLGLRQRVLADNIANNDTPDFKRSDVSFDKILQATMDSMNNTAVVSGTEPGHIPITGTGLTSNGFVVKDENTTYRNDGNNVDIDLEMTRLAENTLQYNSLSRMLTMHLSMLKQAIQE
- a CDS encoding flagellar hook-basal body protein codes for the protein MLRGLYTASSGMILNNQQSDAIDRNLESINNPGYLEESERVTSFPRLLVSRLTPSTTSDKPSENVPLGIMGTGVYAEKILYSTEPGLIRETGNMTDVALNGDGFFAVETLDGERYTRNGHFQVDPSGVLRTAGGNLVLGQNGAIGPLPDDFTILQDGTIVSTESSQVIDRLTIVDIPAEDLYRDGLTSLYNSQNQPTEMLPKNIRVEQGFIEESNVDLNAQMVKMIQVTRSYSANQKVVQTNDEILQKAVNEIGKV